A region of the Drosophila subobscura isolate 14011-0131.10 chromosome J, UCBerk_Dsub_1.0, whole genome shotgun sequence genome:
TGGAGGTGTATGAAGAGTGAATGCCCGGCAATGCCACCTTCTTCCCGCAGACGAGCGACTCCTGCGAACAGGATTACAAGTTCTCCATCGAAATGACCGATTTCCAATCTGAGTTGAGACCATGTCGGACTAGGTTAAGTTAAGGTTAATCACGTTGAGTTTAGCATAACACAAATatcaacaaattttgtaaacaTGGAATGGCGCAAGTTTTGTGTAACAATAAAAAGTGTAGCATGCTTTCAGGATGCTACGATATTGTTTTCAAACAtttgaagtatcttttgggggctggtTTGATTCGCaaaagtgttgcatactttcaaGATGAACGAATCCCTAATATAGAATGGCGTAaaacagccatatcctgcagtccttgagGCCCTTGATGGGTTCAaacgatacaggagactcttCCGCTCAGAAAGAGGCGTGGCATGTCCTGTTCCGACAGGACACGGCCGAGTTATAGCGGTGCAAAGATTCTAGTATAAAACATCCTTAAACATCCATTATCCTTAATATCCTTGCATCCAAAGAGATTGTAATCGgaccgggacattgtcccgatcacgaggaggtgtggcatgtcctgatccgacaggacacagccaaGCTATGCCGTTGTAgggattacatttaaaaacatccttaaaatgccATTATCCTTAAAGTCCTTACACCTGAAAGGATTGAGAACGATAAAGGACATTCGcctgatcacgaggaggtgtggcatgtcctgatcggcccCCAAATAGAggagaaaacaataaaacaaaaatgtcctgttgttgttgtcaatttatgttgttgttgttgttgttgtactacaaaagatgtttttgttattgttgtacaacaagaaaatgtttgttgtacaacaaacaacttttcaaATTGCTTCGCTCAAATGGCAATTTTCGAACCGAGTACTAGGcgaacataaatcagcagaaggtagctggttCTTATGTTTTTTACCGTGTcaagagctggctgctatgaaactcggccgttttttttaaatctcaagTCATTAAAGGTATGCACCAAATCGTAGTTCCACAGGAcgttttttgtgattttctcCTTAATTTGgggccgatcaggacatgccacacctcctcgtaatCAGGCGAATGTCCTTTATCGTTTTCAATCCTTTTGGATGTAAGGACTTTAAGGATAATggcattttaaggatgtttttaaatgtaatcccCATAACgatataactcggctgtttcctgtcggatcaggacatgccacgccTCTTTGTGAGCGGAAGTACCTCCTGAATCGTTTGAACCCATTTAGGACCTCAAGGACAGCAGAATATGGATGTTTAACACTATTTTGCAATaggttttttattgttttacaaAACCTTGGTCATTCCAtgtttacaaaatttgtttatagttttattatGATAAACCTAGCCTTCTTAACCTAGGCTTAACCTAGTCCGatgtgttctctctctctgattgGGAATCGGCCACTTCGATGGAGAACTCGTAGTCCTGATTGCATCCCAAAGATAAGTGGATCCTGCTTGCCTTTCTCGATCTTCGGATGGAAGAAGGTTGCATTGAAGGGCATTCACTCTCCAGATGGACCACATAGTTGGCGAAGCGGGCCCCATAGGCCATCTGTGTATCGGAGACCTGCCAGAGACGCGTACGATTCtcattctccagctccatgatGCCGAAAAGGGTTTAGATTTTctgaaaaacaccaaacaggAACATGTAAAAAGataattgctggcaaaatCAATATACACCTTACCTTCTCTGCGCATCGCTTTACAAAATCGACACTATTGTGCGgcaattattgtaaatatgGTTCCTTGCTATTGCTCTGAGTTACCATCTGGGCCAGATCTATGGCAGGCACAGGTCAAGGCCAGCGCATCGAGCTGCTACAGTTGACGCAACCTCAGAATCTTTGATATTGGCGAGTCTCCGTGTATATTTTCGCGAATCCGCTTACGTTAACCCTGGCCATGGACCTGAggttcagcttctgctgcttgacaGAGTCCAATCGTAGCCCAGCAGCATTTCCACCGAATTCTCGCAGAGAATTCCCTTGCTGGAAGCCTTTtcattggaaaattaattaggaGTAAGTAAACATACACAAGATTGCCCATCAATTGTAATCGATGCCTACCGCTGATATACTCACAATATCTGTAATCAAAGTCAGTGTATTTATGGCATCCTTGCCATCTATGATATCTTCCCACAGTGCCTATGACACGCTTGTGTCATTCCGCGTGGTCACTCATTTGCGTGCCCACCAACTAGTAGATAGCCAGTCGTACGCCGGCTTGCAGCAAGAGAATATACATAGTTCTAAAAAGCATACAACAAACAGACATATTCAATTCACCAAATAATCCCATAAACAATGGAGCACACCGCATGGAGCGCTGGAAATCGTACATGCAGTCTGTTTGGTACCTACCTCCTTGTTCTCGTACTGCAATTGGCATGCTGCGGCTTCCGCCATGGCTGTTTATCGGTTTACCTACGTTTTTAGTACTTGAATACTATTATTATAGTActatttcaattgtttttcaattaaattgttaaattagcaaaaaatTGTGTTGCTGTGGTAACTAGTGTTGAAAAATGCACAATGGAACTATCGATAGTAATCAGGCATATCGAGTATTAAATTGATGTCTGACAACAGCTCGCCGCTATGAAAGGGCGGTTAGCGGATCGATCTTAATTGGGTGATTTGGGTTTCGTGAACTTGAATCTGGGACTGACTTCACAACTTcgcactccactccaaatTAACTTCACCGCTATTTACTAAATTCGTTGTATAAGCACTCTTTGAGTGTCGGGCATAACAAAGACCTTTGATTTTACTTCAATGCTCTCTtgtatatatttcattttaaattagATTTAAATCATCATATCAAATCAGCTCAATAGTTCCTCAGGTCCTGACACGTGGCATACCGGCAAGTTCAGCTATATCTGCACAGTTCATGCGACGATTAGATCCTATAAACAGGAATATTTTCGATTAGGAAAAGTAATTTCAGAAGTTATACCAGTTCGACTTACCGATACAGTTTAACCTGGTCAGTTCGCATCGGGTAACATCGCGCCAAACCCAGGTACTACGAGTCTTCCGCCTGCACTCCCTATTCACCGTGGGCAGGCCACGATCCGCCGGATTATTCAAGCTACTCGAGCAACTATCGCAAGCGCGTTTCAGTGCCTCGCAGTCGTCCCTCTGGCCAGATATCAAAGTCAGGCAGAGgactaaaaaaaagaaagaatagttacatatgtatttaaagtAAAAAATAATGCCAAAACTGATTGCACTTACCAACAAATAAAGACAAAACTACGTGGATATTCATTCTCTCCGTttacttgttgctgctgagaaCTAATCGTTCTGATAACTAATGAAGACACAGCCATGGCAGACCCTTTATATACACTCGCATATTCCCCTTGAAacaatgcatacaaaatatgaaatacaAGTGCAACGGGCACAAAAACCCCGAAACCTTtcaaaagaaatgtttgacaaTGCGAATTAATTATTGTCTTTTAGCTATTTGAATGCAGATGCACCGTTGCTGCGTGTTTCCTGAAACTCGTTATAATGGATTCTTTTTATACAGAGAAAACAGCTGTTCCCAAAATATTTCCAGACCGTTATAAAAGCCCATGTATCGGCAACAGAGATCCAACAGAGACTTGATCTTGTGCTTTTAGTAACAACACCAAGATGTGGaaaatttctttgcttttgggtgAGAATCTAGGAGTTGAGTACACAAAGAAGCTTCTAACATATTCAAGTCCTAGCTATTGGTTGCATTTGCGTGGCTAGCCAGGAGACGACGGTCTCCCCGCGGAGCCGCGAGATTTGCCGACGCCTGAACACCAGATGCCTACGCAATCAGGAGCGACTGGGAACTACCAACGATGTCACCGCTGTCTTTAATAACCAGTGCCGCAGGAATAACCGTTCTTGGCGCGACGTCACCCGCTGCCAGTTGGCTGACGCCACCTGCCAATGTAAGTACtccaaatatttaatttattaattcatctaattgaattatttgtttgtatttccaGTGACTTTGGAGCGCTGTAGGACACTCTCCTGTGACAATGTGCGAAGAGCTCTTCCGTCTGGTCCAACGAATCCTACTCCTCGTACTCGCACCACACGCCGCACGACGCGCACTCCCCGACCCACCCGTACTCCTCGCCCCACGCGCACTCCTCGCCCTACCCGCACCACACGCCCTACCCGCACCACACGCCGCACGACGCGCAATCCTCGACCCACCCGTACTCCTCGCCCCACAGAGCCCCTCGATTAAAATACATAGTATGGAAACACAGGAAAACTCTTCACATGaatatcaataaaaaacaCTTCAATGCTCTCTAATATTTTGAGATTTTCTTGTCACTAAGCAACGTAGCCAAAAACTACTGTTGAAAATTGATTGCCTGCACGATTTTAATACTTTAATATATACTTActcttatatatgtatgtatgtatgtatttgcaaGAGCAGTTATTTGCACAAGTgaatatgcatgtatgtatgtttattgCAGTGGGATTACTGCCTGACAGTACGGGGGGTGAAAAAATACTGAAGAGTCCGAGCTTACAAGCTATGGCCGCAAGCGAGCCGTATTGatcgtgagagcgagagcgagcccACTCTCAGAGCGCTGTCGGAGAGCGCTAACAGTACAGTATATGGGTGCGCTACAGACTGTTAACCTGGGCTGTTAACAGTGCTGCCGACAGCACAACTGAACAAATACGATTAGGAATATATTCATTTCGGTTAGTATAAAACTTCTTGTGTATTGTTCGATATTTCTTACAAGataaactataaataatatCTGCTTACTTAAGCTTGGTCACTATCTTGCGATGATAacttaaatgcaaattaattaattaattataagcAGAATTTTCtccatgaaaatgttttttcattttctttgtttgtgttgcatgGCATACATCATTTTGGGATAAGCAATTTTCTACAAAACATATTAACATTCAGTCTCGCCTTCAAGATGGGAAcaataatttcaaaataaatgacaaTATCTACAAGAAGGGGGGGATGGAAGGTGGGGCATTAACGAAAAATCATGCGAAGGGTAAACGAAAACAATAACGAAACGATGTAACCTAGAAACgaaaatgggaatgggagtgaATTGAAGGGCATTCCAACTACAATACTTATTCAACGAATCTTTCGACTCAGTTATGAACTAAATTACTTATCGAATAGATACGTATTACATGGTACAACTAATTAGGTTTACAACTACCTCAATTGACTTAACTAACACACGACTCAATGTGAGTCAGAGAAGGAACTTTTTGCAACTGCCTCGCTTCGATTGGGTGCAAAATTGGGGGGTCTCATTATCGTCGTAACATTTCCATGGACAGCAATTAGATCATGGCAAATGATGGCACAGTTTGGGCTAATGGGGATGCTAGATTCTAGAACTTTTCATCGTCAATGTTGGTGCGGCAATTGTTGAGTGCCGATTGCCTTTTGAGTGTGCCCGTCTCGCAGTCATTGTACGTCTTGGCCAGCACCTTGGGCGTGTTGTTGTGGTGCATATTGTGGTTCCGATTCAGTGTGCCATTCCCCACATTGCTGGTCTTGACGGGCATGCGGAAGCTGGACTGCCGCTTGGGCCGCTGATCATAGTACTGCTGGAAGAACACATTCATTAGACTCTAGACATTCTCTTTAACTGTTGGCCAACTCACATCCTTGGTGGGCAGACTGGAATACTGATTGGGGTAGGTATCAAAGctggctgtcgttgtcgttgtcttgTTCAGCGCCTCCTCGGCACTCAGCAGGAAGCGCTGCTTCGTGTATCGGTAGGTGGCCAGACAGCAGGCCACAGTCACCAGCACGCAGACCGCAATCACAATGGGCAGCGTGGCGGAGGATGCCGTTTGCACTTCTGCAGAACAGATAAAGAGATGAGCAAAAGGAACGTTTGAGCGAGCATTCAATCTGTGCACTTACCTCCACACTCGTTGGGCATGCAGGCGGTTTTCTCGAACTCTGCACCACGACACTCCGCGTTTGTGGGCTGCTCCACTAAACAGCGACGATGCCGCAGACGTATGCCATCACTGGAGCACGTTGACCACTCACTCCAGGCACTCCAGCCAAGAAAATctacaaaatgcaaagcaaaggcTAAGCTGGGGCAGGGGTTTTGGGGCAGGAATAAGTACGCACCTTCGCATGGCACCATCTCGCACTTTTGCTCGTCCAGGGCGCGACCCTTGCAGAGCCGCTCATGTCCGCCCAGGCAGCGACGCGTTCGCCTGCGCACGCCCATGCCGCAGGTAACCGAACAGGCTGACCACTCCGACCAGCAGCCCCACTCATGCTCCAGCTCGTTGtcgatgctgttgctgggctGCAGATCGTCCGCGGGACACTCCTGGAGATTGCAGGCCCGGCTCTGGATGCCACGACCTCGCTGACGCTGCtgtgtgccgccgccgcagctgaCGCTGCACGGAGACCAGTCTGAGTCCGTCTCTGCTGTCTCGACATGGTCGCCATGCCGCTGGCAGCTTCCGTCTTGGTGACAGCTGCGCGACTCCTCCTTGGCCAGGCTGATGCGCACGGAGCTGGCGTCGGGGCTGGTGGCACGGCAGGCATAGCGATACCTCCGCTCCGTGTGGGACGAATCACTGGCGTTGCCCGCACTCCCAGTGGGCAGCGTTAGCCAGGGCGTCCAGGCGCTCAGCTTACGCACCTCCGAGCAGCTCTGCATGTTGCAGTCCTCGTAGTCCAGCCGGCAGCCGGGGCAGTCGAGGCCGCCGTTCAGGGGCGTGGGATCGTTGCACTCGCGACGTCGCATGCGGAAGCCACCGCCGCACTGGGCACTGCACTCGCTCCACTCGCCCCAAGGTCCCCAGCCACCATCCACCGACGAAGGCTTGGGCACCGGGCAGGGCGGCAGGTGACGGCAATACATCTCGGATTGCTCCGATCCCACACAGGTGCGTCCACCGTGGGCGGGTCTGGGATTGCCGCAGGTACGGCGACGAATCTTCACCGCAATGCCGCAGGTCTGTGAGCACTGCGACCAGGCGGACCACTCCGTCCAGCCACCGTGTTGGGTGCAGTTCGTCACTTGCGTGCTGATGCCCTTACAGGTGGCGCCGCCATGCTGTGGCTGCGGATTGTTGCAGCTCCTGTCGCGGCACAGACAATTGCTGTCGGTCTCCTCGTGCTGCTGACAAACGTTCCACGGATTCCAGGCCGACCAGCCGCCATCAATGGGCGCATTCAGCACTGGACATGTGAGCTGCGGtgcctgctgccagtgctggaAGCCAGAGGAGTCGCGGGGCTGGGGCATGCAGCGCTCGACGAGCTCATTCCAGCCGCAATACGGATCCATGGCGTTGAGGCAGCTGGACTGCGACGCATGGCGACTGCAGCGCTGTGCGGGCACACGGGTCAAGGCCAGATCTGTGCCCAGATACAGCGAGTCGCTGACCTTCAAGTAGGCCATGTTGAGGAGCGTACTGCTGCCGGTGTCATCCGCTTGCCAGAGCTCCACCAGACAGGTCTGTGTCCCACCGTTCACGTACTTCACCGACAGCTTCTTGATGTGATTCCCGCTGCTGGCCACGAAGAGCACATGAATCTGTTCCGTTTTGGTATTCAGTATGTCCAGGGCTATGCGCCCGAACTGCTCCAGCTTCGAGTGATATAGCGGCTGTGCGCCAATAGGCTGCACGGCCTGATCCATCAGTTGGTAGCGTGAACTCTCCAGCAAGTGGCCAAAGCCGGTGGTGCCCCCGGCGCACTGGAACTGACTGCGTTGTGGCGTGTTCACCGTTGTCCAGGCAGCATCCGCATGCTCCTGGTGCTTGAATGCACCATCGAAGGCTTCGTTGATTGAGCTGAGGTTAAAGGCGCACACAGCGGAGCCATAGATGCTTGAGCTGTGAATGGGGGGAATCGTTTATTAGTTCTGAGACTCTCCGAAAAGTGTTGTGAGACTCACCCCGAGGTGCGGAAGGTGGCATAGAGCACATGCTCGGACTCTGCATAGGTCATGCCCTGCACCTCATCGAAGTAGTAAGGATACTCCCCGGGCAGCGAACAATTGAGTCGCGCCTTCAGGAACGATGTCCAATTGTCACGCAGCAGCTGGCCCCCTCCAGCATCGTTCTTGCAGACCCTGGCAATGCGTGAATAAATTGCCTAGAGGAAGAACAGGAAACGGAGTTTAGATGGCAATCATTATACCCGGGAACTCTTCTCTCACCTTGCCGCATGTCATGTGCTCGGCAGCCGATTCCCGCAGCAGAAAGTAGACAAAGTTTCCAGCCTCGAAGCTGCCCACAAACTGTGCTCCGTTGAGCCAATTATTGTTGTACTGCTTGGTGCGAAGGAAGcgctggaaatggaaaaggatACAGTGAAAAGAGGTTCATCTCTTGAAGGGAGAAACTCTACCTTGTTGGACTGCAATCCCGTGCGAAGGATGGCCACATCGCTGCCCGAAAAGTCCGTGGCTGTGGCCACAAACATATTCCCGTTCGACTGCAGCAGGCTGGTGCTGTTCGCCTGCGGATGAAAGGGGCACTTGACCACGCCGCTGTCCACGCTGCTCACGGTGAGGTTCTCCATCTGCAAATGGGAttgggaaagggaaagggagtgGAGCTCgtttagttgctgctgctggtgctggacgTTGGTGGACTGTCACTTGGTGTCGCCACAACGACCACTCTGCCACAACTCACCTGGCGCCACGAACAACTCGGCTGGAAGGCGTTCGTCCCACACGCGTACAGTTGGTTCTCACCGTAGCTGTGGAGCACGCGCACAAAGTTGCGACACCATCGCTCCGACTGGCCTTTTGCCTGGCACATGGCTATCTGCGACGGTGTCGCCTCCCAGCTGGCGCGCTCCAGCGGCTCCAGATCGAAAGACATGCGGTACAAGGTGTCTCTGCAAAGAGTCGAGATAAAATGTTGTCTGAATAATCGGCAAGAAGGGGTGGGGAATGTAATAggcagtaacagtaacagttagagagagagacagcccACAATTGTTAGCAAATAAGACAGACTCCGGCATCGGCTGCGGCTCCGGGTTTGGCTTGGCTTAGGCTTGAAGGCATCAGCTGTCATAATTTTTGAACTGGTTGGCCGCCAGTGCATTGAACTGCAAGGCAAACTGGTAAGGAAAACTTGGCCTGGTCCGGCTGCAGCCCATGCACAGTGGTCGCCAATTGGCAGAGTTGGCAAAGTCTTTGTGGGCGCATGGACGAGGTCTAAGCATCGATAAGATAGTTTCCATGACAGCTTTACGACAGTTCGATCAATGCGAGTTACAAGCAAAACCATGCACATGACATGTACTTTGTTTTACCCAAATTCTTTGGCAGTCTCTTTGCTCTAACCACTGTGGCCAACTCCAAGAGAACAACCACTGTGCTACGCTACGCGCATTTCGTGAAACGAACACGAAGATCAATAGATCAAGTGCACATTCGAATGCGCGAGAGGCAATCGTTAAATGGTTACATCTCAAGCGGCATTTGGTATCTGGAGAATGGACAGTCGCAATTGAGGAGTGCGGATTGTGGAATGGAGAACGCCGCCGTGCTTGGGCTTGAGAA
Encoded here:
- the LOC117894994 gene encoding uncharacterized protein LOC117894994, whose product is MNIHVVLSLFVVLCLTLISGQRDDCEALKRACDSCSSSLNNPADRGLPTVNRECRRKTRSTWVWRDVTRCELTRLNCIGSNRRMNCADIAELAGMPRVRT
- the LOC117894993 gene encoding protein psiD isoform X2, with the protein product MWKISLLLAIGCICVASQETTVSPRSREICRRLNTRCLRNQERLGTTNDVTAVFNNQCRRNNRSWRDVTRCQLADATCQLTLERCRTLSCDNVRRALPSGPTNPTPRTRTTRRTTRTPRPTRTPRPTRTPRPTRTTRPTRTTRTPRPTEPLD
- the LOC117894993 gene encoding protein psiD isoform X1 — protein: MWKISLLLVLAIGCICVASQETTVSPRSREICRRLNTRCLRNQERLGTTNDVTAVFNNQCRRNNRSWRDVTRCQLADATCQLTLERCRTLSCDNVRRALPSGPTNPTPRTRTTRRTTRTPRPTRTPRPTRTPRPTRTTRPTRTTRTPRPTEPLD
- the LOC117894986 gene encoding semaphorin-5A isoform X1, encoding MLILKFPKMSHHYGALVLPILSLLAVQGPQFSTALMMGRSSGSSYNTQSNFELLENDSRYISYQDLMSTAKRFYDPETTWYSELLFDVARSQVIVGARDTLYRMSFDLEPLERASWEATPSQIAMCQAKGQSERWCRNFVRVLHSYGENQLYACGTNAFQPSCSWRQMENLTVSSVDSGVVKCPFHPQANSTSLLQSNGNMFVATATDFSGSDVAILRTGLQSNKRFLRTKQYNNNWLNGAQFVGSFEAGNFVYFLLRESAAEHMTCGKAIYSRIARVCKNDAGGGQLLRDNWTSFLKARLNCSLPGEYPYYFDEVQGMTYAESEHVLYATFRTSGSSIYGSAVCAFNLSSINEAFDGAFKHQEHADAAWTTVNTPQRSQFQCAGGTTGFGHLLESSRYQLMDQAVQPIGAQPLYHSKLEQFGRIALDILNTKTEQIHVLFVASSGNHIKKLSVKYVNGGTQTCLVELWQADDTGSSTLLNMAYLKVSDSLYLGTDLALTRVPAQRCSRHASQSSCLNAMDPYCGWNELVERCMPQPRDSSGFQHWQQAPQLTCPVLNAPIDGGWSAWNPWNVCQQHEETDSNCLCRDRSCNNPQPQHGGATCKGISTQVTNCTQHGGWTEWSAWSQCSQTCGIAVKIRRRTCGNPRPAHGGRTCVGSEQSEMYCRHLPPCPVPKPSSVDGGWGPWGEWSECSAQCGGGFRMRRRECNDPTPLNGGLDCPGCRLDYEDCNMQSCSEVRKLSAWTPWLTLPTGSAGNASDSSHTERRYRYACRATSPDASSVRISLAKEESRSCHQDGSCQRHGDHVETAETDSDWSPCSVSCGGGTQQRQRGRGIQSRACNLQECPADDLQPSNSIDNELEHEWGCWSEWSACSVTCGMGVRRRTRRCLGGHERLCKGRALDEQKCEMVPCEDFLGWSAWSEWSTCSSDGIRLRHRRCLVEQPTNAECRGAEFEKTACMPNECGEVQTASSATLPIVIAVCVLVTVACCLATYRYTKQRFLLSAEEALNKTTTTTASFDTYPNQYSSLPTKDQYYDQRPKRQSSFRMPVKTSNVGNGTLNRNHNMHHNNTPKVLAKTYNDCETGTLKRQSALNNCRTNIDDEKF
- the LOC117894986 gene encoding semaphorin-5A isoform X2, which produces MLILKFPKMSHHYGALVLPILSLLAVQGPQFSTALMMGRSSGSSYNTQSNFELLENDSRYISYQDLMSTAKRFYDPETTWYSELLFDVARSQVIVGARDTLYRMSFDLEPLERASWEATPSQIAMCQAKGQSERWCRNFVRVLHSYGENQLYACGTNAFQPSCSWRQMENLTVSSVDSGVVKCPFHPQANSTSLLQSNGNMFVATATDFSGSDVAILRTGLQSNKRFLRTKQYNNNWLNGAQFVGSFEAGNFVYFLLRESAAEHMTCGKAIYSRIARVCKNDAGGGQLLRDNWTSFLKARLNCSLPGEYPYYFDEVQGMTYAESEHVLYATFRTSGSSIYGSAVCAFNLSSINEAFDGAFKHQEHADAAWTTVNTPQRSQFQCAGGTTGFGHLLESSRYQLMDQAVQPIGAQPLYHSKLEQFGRIALDILNTKTEQIHVLFVASSGNHIKKLSVKYVNGGTQTCLVELWQADDTGSSTLLNMAYLKVSDSLYLGTDLALTRVPAQRCSRHASQSSCLNAMDPYCGWNELVERCMPQPRDSSGFQHWQQAPQLTCPVLNAPIDGGWSAWNPWNVCQQHEETDSNCLCRDRSCNNPQPQHGGATCKGISTQVTNCTQHGGWTEWSAWSQCSQTCGIAVKIRRRTCGNPRPAHGGRTCVGSEQSEMYCRHLPPCPVPKPSSVDGGWGPWGEWSECSAQCGGGFRMRRRECNDPTPLNGGLDCPGCRLDYEDCNMQSCSEVRKLSAWTPWLTLPTGSAGNASDSSHTERRYRYACRATSPDASSVRISLAKEESRSCHQDGSCQRHGDHVETAETDSDWSPCSVSCGGGTQQRQRGRGIQSRACNLQECPADDLQPSNSIDNELEHEWGCWSEWSACSVTCGMGVRRRTRRCLGGHERLCKGRALDEQKCEMVPCEDFLGWSAWSEWSTCSSDGIRLRHRRCLVEQPTNAECRGAEFEKTACMPNECGEVQTASSATLPIVIAVCVLVTVACCLATYRYTKQRFLLSAEEALNKTTTTTASFDTYPNQYSSLPTKDYYDQRPKRQSSFRMPVKTSNVGNGTLNRNHNMHHNNTPKVLAKTYNDCETGTLKRQSALNNCRTNIDDEKF